In one window of Vallitalea okinawensis DNA:
- a CDS encoding MarR family winged helix-turn-helix transcriptional regulator, with product MISKYNVVMKTDNSIYLIGRIRERANNFITSELEQLGLTGIVPSHGDILATLYQYGELTMTEIADKIHRDRSTVTTLINKLTKLGFVATKKNPKDSRSNLVYLTQKGRDIEPQFREIGEKIFEKEYVGISEEERELFLNILNKIFKNL from the coding sequence TTGATATCCAAGTATAATGTGGTTATGAAAACAGACAATAGCATTTATTTAATAGGAAGAATTAGAGAACGGGCTAATAATTTTATAACCAGTGAATTAGAGCAATTAGGCTTGACTGGTATAGTTCCTTCACACGGAGATATCTTAGCTACGTTATATCAGTATGGAGAATTAACGATGACAGAGATTGCTGACAAAATTCATCGAGATCGGTCAACTGTTACGACACTCATTAATAAGTTGACAAAACTAGGGTTTGTGGCTACAAAGAAAAACCCAAAAGACAGCCGATCAAATCTAGTTTATCTAACACAAAAAGGGAGGGATATTGAACCTCAATTTAGAGAAATTGGAGAGAAAATCTTTGAAAAAGAGTACGTTGGAATAAGTGAGGAGGAAAGGGAGCTATTCTTAAATATACTTAATAAGATTTTTAAAAACCTTTAA
- a CDS encoding sulfatase family protein, with protein sequence MNKPNIIYILADDMGYGDVSYLNERAAFKTPHLDQMCEEGISFTDAHASSAVCTPSRYSILTGRYNWRSTLKQGVLFGYDKPLIETKRQTVATYLQEKGYKTACIGKWHLGLEWTLKDANEKESIDYTKPLKDTPIDHGFDYFYGIAGSLDMPPYVYIENKQVTAIPNRVEVNDVKIPQELNKKFFRTGLTGEDFIHEEVLPNFTERVLSKIDEYKDEPFFIYFPLNAPHTPILPTREFQGRSGTNEYGDFVLMCDDVVGRVNKKLRECGLDENTIVIYTSDNGCSPMANYNELAQYGHNPSYIYRGTKADIFEGGHRVPLIIKWPQVIRHGIQSQEPVCLTDFFATIADIFRDSLEDHVAEDSVSNLPIWSEEEELLPVREALVHHSINGSFSIRKGKWKLEMCPDSGGWSVPRPGTTPEAYPPVQLYNLEEDIREQFNIYDQHPDVVEELKILLKKYIVEGRSTKGTVLHNTGTQRWEQMIWVDSVD encoded by the coding sequence ATGAACAAACCAAATATCATCTATATTTTAGCTGACGATATGGGGTATGGCGATGTCTCTTATCTCAATGAACGAGCTGCTTTTAAAACACCCCATTTAGATCAGATGTGTGAAGAAGGAATATCCTTTACGGATGCACATGCATCATCTGCAGTATGTACACCATCAAGGTACAGTATATTGACAGGACGATACAATTGGAGGAGTACTTTAAAACAAGGTGTTCTCTTTGGCTATGATAAACCACTTATTGAAACAAAGCGCCAAACCGTTGCTACTTACCTACAGGAGAAAGGATATAAGACAGCTTGTATTGGTAAATGGCATTTAGGTTTAGAGTGGACATTGAAAGATGCTAATGAAAAGGAAAGTATTGATTATACTAAGCCACTCAAAGATACACCAATCGACCATGGCTTTGATTATTTTTATGGGATTGCTGGCTCTTTGGATATGCCACCCTATGTCTATATAGAAAATAAACAAGTAACAGCAATACCTAATCGGGTTGAGGTAAATGATGTAAAAATACCACAGGAACTCAATAAGAAATTTTTTAGAACAGGGCTTACAGGTGAGGATTTCATACATGAAGAAGTATTACCCAATTTCACTGAGAGAGTTCTAAGTAAGATAGATGAATACAAAGATGAGCCATTCTTTATTTACTTTCCTCTTAATGCACCTCATACACCTATTTTACCTACAAGAGAGTTTCAAGGACGTTCAGGTACAAATGAATACGGTGATTTTGTCTTAATGTGTGATGATGTCGTAGGTAGAGTAAATAAAAAATTAAGAGAATGTGGGCTTGATGAAAATACCATTGTGATCTATACAAGCGATAACGGTTGTTCACCTATGGCAAATTATAATGAATTAGCTCAATACGGTCATAATCCAAGTTATATTTATCGAGGAACTAAAGCAGATATTTTTGAAGGTGGTCACCGCGTACCTCTCATCATTAAGTGGCCACAAGTTATCAGACATGGTATACAGTCTCAAGAACCTGTTTGTTTAACGGACTTCTTTGCGACTATTGCAGATATCTTTCGTGATTCCTTAGAAGATCATGTGGCTGAAGATAGTGTCAGTAATTTGCCTATTTGGAGTGAGGAAGAAGAGCTACTACCTGTAAGAGAGGCATTAGTACATCATTCTATTAATGGTTCCTTTTCCATCCGAAAAGGAAAGTGGAAGTTAGAAATGTGTCCTGATTCTGGTGGGTGGAGTGTGCCAAGACCTGGAACAACACCAGAAGCTTATCCACCTGTTCAGTTATATAATTTAGAAGAAGATATAAGAGAGCAATTCAATATTTATGACCAACACCCAGATGTTGTTGAAGAATTGAAAATTCTTTTGAAGAAATACATCGTGGAAGGTCGTAGCACGAAAGGTACTGTTCTACACAATACAGGTACCCAGCGTTGGGAGCAAATGATTTGGGTAGATAGTGTGGATTAA